A single Leptidea sinapis chromosome 2, ilLepSina1.1, whole genome shotgun sequence DNA region contains:
- the LOC126975069 gene encoding cytoplasmic aconitate hydratase-like, with protein sequence MTCIGNSGPIDDNIANTIEKNELVCCGVLSGNRNFEGRIHPNTRANYLASPLLVIAYALAGTVDIDFEKQPLGKRQDGSPVFLADIWPTRAEIQEVENKHVIPGMFKEVYEKIELGSPSWQTLDVPQGKLYGWDPNSTYIKRPPFFDTMTKDLPKTSDIVDSRCLLLLGDSVTTDHISPAGSIARNSPAARYLASRGLTPREFNSYGSRRGNDAVMSRGTFANIRIVNKMAPTPGPKTTHHPSGDVMDIFDAADR encoded by the exons ATGACGTGTATCGGCAACTCGGGGCCCATCGATGACAACATTGCCAACACCATAGAGAAG AACGAGTTGGTATGTTGCGGCGTTTTGTCCGGAAATAGGAACTTCGAGGGCAGGATTCATCCAAACACTCGGGCCAATTACCTCGCCTCGCCGCTACTCGTGATAGCGTACGCATTGGCCGGAACCGTTGATATAGACTTCGAGAAGCAACCTCTTG GTAAAAGGCAAGATGGCTCACCAGTATTCCTGGCCGATATTTGGCCCACGAGAGCTGAAATACAAGAGGTGGAAAATAAACACGTAATTCCTGGGATGTTTAAGGAG GTGTACGAGAAAATCGAGCTGGGTTCACCATCGTGGCAAACCCTGGACGTGCCTCAAGGCAAGCTGTATGGATGGGATCCCAACTCCACTTACATTAAAAGGCCACCGTTCTTTGATACAATGACCAAG GATCTGCCGAAGACGTCAGATATCGTGGACAGCAGATGTCTGCTGCTATTGGGTGATTCGGTTACCACAGATCACATATCGCCAGCTGGGTCGATCGCTAGAAACTCTCCAGCTGCAAGATACCTGGCTTCGAGGGG TCTAACGCCGCGCGAATTCAACTCGTACGGTTCGCGGCGAGGTAATGACGCTGTGATGTCGCGCGGAACATTCGCGAACATTCGGATCGTAAACAAAATGGCGCCGACGCCCGGACCAAAGACCACACACCATCCGAGCGGTGACGTCATGGATATATTCGACGCGGCTGACAGGTGA